In the genome of Cellvibrio sp. KY-YJ-3, one region contains:
- a CDS encoding TonB-dependent receptor produces MFEYRTLFPARRLTPRNTAIHTALVICTGLAIANVTMVPSAWAQENISAQEVKTYRIDAGSLESALLAFAGQSGVNLSLNSDHLQGLNSAGLVGAFSVEEGFSHLLSETNLRVVKLEEGNYTIETKPALPAVKALPPVIVTARTDSNVVEPSRSVTLIEKEELDTLRQGSDSLATLLGKAIAGMGDSTHTITEYGQTLRGRETLVLVDGVPLNTNRGSSRNLANINLADVEQIEVLRGSSAIYGSGAAGGIISIRTRKPEGETQARTTITGVVPLSKIGTSGLGGEVQHYISAASEAVDYTLSLGARHVGGSFDAKGNRIAPEPSQGDMFDSNIYSAATKLGFKINADQRLQLSASYYDVQQDTDYATDPSVASLPPNSVPARSIKGLDLKEQNRVQNTLFGVDYEHRNIAGNTLAAQLYYRDFFTRFAPFDARRVAVRGGNVDQSMQNSEVYGGRLTIKSPFGESKTTQLVWGGDFHNEVTDMPLDIFDPVIYDASGGLVFKKTGKLIYMPEVTTDASGAFAQLEHRVNKRWSIEAGTRYDRAKASFDDFIPLSQSKLANPGTVAGGSVDYDAWTYNAGTVFSLTKAHEIYASFSQGFQLPDIGLQVRNATPAFNINSSNLQAVKTDTTELGWRGRWDNSLATLSVFESRSDLGGVQSFNNGLRLIRTKERIFGVEGGIDYFTDDERWSVGSTITWMKGEELPQNSSQYQDMPGNRIPPLKFTAYVEYRPSENWSHKLQTTAFQGKDYRLNGVASFSRRDTNGYATVDLISRWKIDDESSVAMGVENLLNHYYYPLYSQLLRSDSNTSHLPASGTVLKLSFTHNW; encoded by the coding sequence ATGTTTGAATACCGTACCCTTTTTCCTGCTCGCCGATTAACTCCGCGCAATACAGCGATCCATACCGCCCTGGTTATTTGTACTGGCTTGGCTATCGCCAATGTCACCATGGTTCCCAGCGCATGGGCACAAGAAAATATTTCTGCTCAGGAAGTAAAAACCTATCGCATTGACGCGGGGTCATTGGAATCCGCTTTGCTGGCATTTGCCGGTCAGTCTGGCGTTAATTTAAGTCTCAATAGCGATCATTTGCAGGGCTTGAACAGCGCTGGGTTGGTGGGCGCATTTTCAGTAGAGGAGGGGTTCTCGCACTTATTGAGTGAGACCAATTTGCGCGTTGTTAAACTGGAGGAAGGCAATTACACCATTGAAACTAAACCTGCGCTGCCAGCAGTGAAAGCCCTGCCTCCGGTAATAGTTACCGCGCGTACCGACAGTAATGTTGTAGAACCATCCCGCTCAGTGACGCTTATTGAAAAGGAAGAGCTGGACACTTTACGTCAAGGTTCGGACAGTCTTGCCACCTTGCTTGGAAAAGCAATCGCAGGAATGGGCGATTCGACCCACACCATCACCGAGTATGGGCAGACATTGCGAGGCAGGGAGACATTGGTGCTAGTGGATGGCGTGCCGCTGAATACTAACCGCGGTTCTTCACGCAACCTGGCCAACATCAACCTTGCCGATGTGGAGCAAATAGAAGTGTTGCGTGGTAGTAGCGCCATTTATGGCAGTGGAGCGGCGGGTGGGATTATTTCAATTCGCACGCGTAAACCCGAAGGCGAAACCCAGGCGCGAACAACAATTACCGGTGTTGTACCTTTATCAAAAATTGGCACTTCCGGATTGGGTGGTGAAGTCCAGCATTACATTTCAGCAGCAAGTGAAGCGGTGGATTACACCCTGAGCCTTGGTGCCCGTCATGTGGGTGGATCATTTGATGCAAAAGGAAATCGCATTGCACCCGAGCCAAGCCAGGGCGATATGTTTGATTCAAATATTTACAGTGCCGCGACAAAACTCGGTTTTAAAATAAATGCAGATCAGCGTTTGCAATTGTCGGCCAGTTATTACGATGTGCAACAAGATACTGACTATGCCACTGATCCATCTGTTGCTTCACTGCCACCAAATAGTGTTCCCGCTCGCTCGATAAAAGGGCTTGATCTGAAAGAGCAAAATCGCGTCCAGAATACACTTTTTGGTGTCGATTACGAACACCGCAATATCGCGGGTAATACGCTTGCGGCACAACTTTATTATCGGGATTTTTTCACCCGCTTTGCGCCATTTGATGCACGCAGAGTTGCTGTGCGCGGCGGTAATGTTGATCAGTCAATGCAAAACTCTGAAGTCTATGGCGGGCGTTTGACGATCAAATCACCGTTTGGTGAGAGCAAAACTACCCAACTGGTGTGGGGTGGCGATTTTCACAATGAAGTCACTGATATGCCGTTGGATATTTTTGATCCGGTGATTTACGACGCAAGTGGCGGCTTGGTTTTCAAAAAAACAGGCAAACTTATTTATATGCCGGAAGTGACAACAGATGCATCAGGTGCGTTTGCACAATTGGAGCATCGCGTTAATAAGCGCTGGTCAATCGAAGCAGGAACAAGATACGACCGTGCCAAGGCAAGCTTCGACGACTTCATCCCCTTATCACAATCCAAATTAGCCAATCCCGGAACGGTTGCGGGCGGCTCAGTCGATTACGATGCATGGACATATAATGCCGGCACGGTGTTTTCTTTGACCAAGGCGCATGAAATTTATGCGTCGTTTAGCCAGGGTTTTCAATTGCCAGATATTGGTTTGCAGGTTCGCAATGCAACACCTGCATTTAATATCAATAGTTCAAATTTGCAGGCGGTAAAAACGGATACTACCGAATTGGGTTGGCGGGGGCGCTGGGATAATTCGCTGGCAACCTTGAGTGTATTTGAGTCCCGATCAGATTTAGGCGGCGTGCAAAGTTTTAATAATGGTCTTCGGCTGATCCGCACCAAAGAGCGAATCTTTGGTGTTGAGGGCGGCATTGATTATTTTACCGATGACGAGCGCTGGAGTGTTGGTTCAACTATTACCTGGATGAAAGGTGAGGAATTGCCACAAAATTCCAGCCAGTATCAGGACATGCCAGGCAACCGTATTCCGCCGTTAAAGTTTACTGCTTATGTCGAGTATCGGCCTTCAGAAAATTGGAGCCATAAACTCCAAACAACGGCATTTCAAGGAAAAGATTACCGACTTAACGGCGTTGCAAGTTTCAGCCGCAGGGATACGAATGGCTATGCCACAGTCGATTTAATTTCCCGCTGGAAAATCGATGACGAAAGCAGTGTTGCGATGGGTGTGGAAAACCTTCTTAACCACTATTACTATCCTCTCTACAGCCAACTTTTGCGTAGCGATAGCAATACCAGTCATTTGCCTGCAAGTGGAACGGTGTTGAAGCTAAGCTTTACCCATAACTGGTAA
- a CDS encoding FecR domain-containing protein, with the protein MKVDNHSDEQLTSRVIDEAADWLARMHSKNLSDAEKNAWEQWLIQSAEHQRVWKNAELLADQFNRLEPKLGMSVLDRPRELASRRRFLRAVATSLFIPAATWFGVQYYQANQTNFYRTATGERREIILADRSVVVLNTATALNVNFDNLQRLLEHKTGEIFVRTAPDTHASSRPFLVETDNGRMRALGTEFVVRHGETGTRLSVFEGAVEITTRHSQSRIIVESGQEVNFTARSIDAITPIQSGAGAWRNGVLYAQGMRLADFTKELARYRPGLLHCNPAVGELRVTGVFRLTDTDTVLRLLADTLPVTIDARTRYWVTINPRQ; encoded by the coding sequence ATGAAAGTGGATAATCACAGCGATGAACAGCTTACCTCCCGGGTGATTGATGAAGCCGCCGATTGGTTGGCGCGCATGCACAGCAAAAACCTGTCGGATGCTGAGAAAAATGCATGGGAGCAATGGTTGATACAGAGTGCCGAGCATCAGCGCGTGTGGAAAAACGCTGAGTTGCTTGCCGACCAATTTAATCGCCTTGAGCCTAAATTAGGGATGTCTGTGCTTGATCGACCGCGTGAGCTGGCATCCCGTCGCAGGTTCCTTCGCGCAGTTGCCACATCGTTGTTTATTCCTGCCGCTACATGGTTTGGCGTCCAATATTACCAGGCTAATCAAACGAACTTTTATCGCACGGCTACCGGTGAGCGCCGCGAAATTATCTTGGCGGATCGCAGTGTCGTTGTATTGAATACCGCCACGGCGCTGAATGTAAATTTTGATAATTTGCAGCGCCTGCTGGAGCATAAAACCGGCGAAATTTTTGTGCGAACAGCACCTGATACTCACGCATCAAGCCGACCATTTCTGGTTGAAACCGATAATGGTCGAATGCGCGCTCTTGGTACGGAGTTTGTGGTCAGGCACGGCGAGACAGGCACGCGCTTGTCCGTCTTTGAAGGGGCGGTCGAGATCACAACCCGCCATAGTCAATCCAGAATAATTGTTGAGTCAGGGCAAGAAGTGAACTTCACAGCCCGGTCTATCGATGCAATAACCCCCATTCAATCCGGTGCGGGTGCTTGGCGAAATGGCGTTCTCTACGCTCAAGGAATGCGCCTTGCGGATTTCACTAAAGAGCTGGCCAGATACCGGCCCGGCTTGCTGCATTGCAATCCCGCTGTTGGTGAATTGCGAGTAACAGGTGTTTTCCGGCTCACGGATACTGACACTGTTCTCCGCTTGCTCGCCGATACCTTGCCTGTGACCATTGATGCGCGCACCCGTTACTGGGTGACAATCAACCCTCGCCAATAA
- a CDS encoding sigma-70 family RNA polymerase sigma factor produces MPPDAVSNQQFDAWYSTHNDWLQGWLRRRLGDHATAADLAHDTFLRVWVKSQSNKPPEVNEPRAYLTTIAKRLMINYYERQSLERAFMVTLEQLPEPLVPSVEEQVIVLETLHELDVLLAELPSRVRSAFLMSQLEGVTYEEIAARLHVNVRTVTRYMAQGFRQCLRLMLASD; encoded by the coding sequence GTGCCGCCTGACGCTGTATCAAACCAGCAATTCGATGCATGGTATTCAACGCACAATGACTGGCTGCAAGGGTGGCTTCGGCGCCGTTTGGGCGATCATGCTACGGCGGCCGATCTAGCCCATGACACTTTTCTCCGGGTGTGGGTTAAATCCCAATCCAACAAGCCCCCTGAAGTCAATGAACCACGAGCTTATCTCACTACTATCGCCAAGCGATTGATGATCAATTATTACGAGCGCCAATCGCTCGAGCGGGCGTTTATGGTGACGCTTGAGCAATTACCGGAACCCTTGGTTCCATCTGTTGAAGAGCAGGTTATTGTTTTAGAGACGTTGCACGAATTGGATGTGCTGCTAGCCGAGCTTCCATCCAGAGTTCGCTCCGCCTTTCTTATGTCCCAATTGGAAGGGGTTACTTATGAGGAGATTGCTGCCCGTTTGCACGTGAACGTGCGCACCGTTACCCGTTATATGGCGCAGGGGTTCCGCCAATGTTTGCGTTTAATGTTGGCCAGTGACTGA
- a CDS encoding tannase/feruloyl esterase family alpha/beta hydrolase: MQHSFCHRFFAFNRNAILVSLLFATSISPAWAAPATSAKNCTALMEYKFPSSLHLVVQNAKVNEADAFCQLNGIVNSRTGIDGKHYGIEFEMRLPLSWNGRFVYQMNGGNDGTVVPAEGGSARAQGYAVLSTNAGHSGNAAENQQYGLAAGNRFGLDPQARDDYGYAATATMTPIAHHLIKALYGKSAAYTYLAGCSNGGRHGMVAASRYGDMFDGILVGAPGFNLPKSAVQHAWDIQSTQQVDPQLRNAFSRSDMKLLANRVIEMCDGLDGIKDGLVNKVRHCQDVFDINSLRCDKQKTASCLTDVQIKSFARMMSGPKNSKGQSLYNHWWYDAGIADDDWRFWKFESPIPAWNNHPLIATMGAGSLAYLFTTPATEVEGTPEKLLQFLSEFDFDRDAPKIYATHGKFKKSAMEYMTPPDVDNPRLTKFYKNDGKLIIYHGQSDPVFTTVDIVEWYEKLNKNYAGQAQDFARLFVVPGMNHCSGGPATDQFDAFGALVAWVEKGEAPATLIATVNPENKSLPADWSKTRSRPLCPWPSVAIYKAGDIEVASSFACEVH; encoded by the coding sequence ATGCAGCATTCTTTTTGTCATCGCTTTTTTGCTTTTAATCGCAATGCAATCTTAGTCAGTTTATTGTTTGCAACATCTATTTCACCTGCATGGGCCGCACCTGCTACATCTGCAAAAAATTGTACTGCTTTAATGGAGTATAAGTTTCCATCGTCTTTGCACTTGGTTGTGCAGAATGCAAAAGTGAATGAAGCAGACGCTTTTTGTCAGCTGAATGGTATTGTCAATTCACGTACTGGTATCGACGGTAAACATTACGGCATTGAATTTGAAATGCGTTTACCTTTGTCGTGGAACGGCCGTTTTGTGTATCAAATGAATGGCGGAAATGACGGCACTGTGGTTCCCGCAGAGGGTGGTTCGGCGCGCGCGCAGGGTTATGCGGTGTTAAGTACCAATGCGGGCCACTCGGGCAACGCTGCAGAAAATCAGCAATATGGTTTGGCGGCGGGTAATCGTTTTGGTTTGGATCCGCAAGCGCGGGATGATTATGGTTACGCCGCAACTGCAACCATGACACCTATTGCCCATCACCTTATCAAGGCTCTTTATGGCAAATCAGCCGCTTATACTTATCTGGCGGGCTGTTCTAACGGTGGCCGTCACGGCATGGTTGCGGCCAGCCGTTACGGTGATATGTTTGATGGGATTTTGGTGGGCGCCCCCGGGTTTAATTTGCCAAAATCGGCGGTGCAACATGCGTGGGATATACAAAGTACCCAGCAAGTTGATCCACAATTGCGCAACGCGTTTAGTCGTAGTGATATGAAATTGTTGGCAAATAGAGTCATTGAAATGTGCGATGGTTTGGATGGTATCAAAGATGGTTTAGTCAATAAAGTTCGCCACTGTCAGGATGTTTTTGATATCAATAGCCTGCGCTGTGATAAACAAAAAACGGCCAGCTGTTTGACTGATGTACAAATAAAATCCTTCGCCCGCATGATGAGTGGCCCGAAGAACAGCAAAGGCCAATCGCTTTACAATCATTGGTGGTATGACGCAGGTATCGCGGATGATGATTGGCGTTTTTGGAAATTTGAAAGCCCCATTCCCGCGTGGAATAACCATCCATTAATTGCCACCATGGGCGCGGGCTCACTCGCTTATTTGTTCACGACACCCGCCACCGAAGTGGAAGGTACGCCCGAGAAGTTGCTGCAGTTTTTAAGCGAATTTGATTTTGACCGCGATGCTCCAAAAATTTACGCGACTCACGGCAAATTTAAAAAGTCTGCCATGGAATATATGACCCCGCCCGATGTGGATAATCCACGGCTTACAAAATTCTACAAAAACGACGGCAAGCTAATTATTTACCACGGCCAAAGCGACCCGGTATTTACCACGGTGGATATTGTGGAATGGTATGAAAAGCTCAATAAAAATTATGCGGGCCAAGCACAAGATTTTGCACGCTTGTTTGTCGTGCCCGGTATGAACCATTGCAGTGGCGGCCCGGCGACAGATCAGTTCGACGCCTTTGGTGCACTGGTGGCATGGGTGGAAAAAGGCGAGGCACCTGCAACCCTTATCGCCACAGTGAACCCTGAGAATAAATCCCTCCCTGCCGACTGGAGCAAAACCCGTTCAAGGCCGTTATGTCCTTGGCCGAGTGTTGCTATCTACAAAGCAGGTGATATTGAGGTGGCGAGCAGTTTTGCTTGTGAGGTTCACTAA
- a CDS encoding Dabb family protein, protein MIRHILLIKFKASVQSSQITAVKTLFETMPDKIEGVVDVEWGLNDSPEGMNKNFTHAVLMTFADEAARARYLPHPQHEALKEEFVPLLDDIIVFDYPV, encoded by the coding sequence ATGATTCGACATATTCTGTTAATAAAATTTAAAGCCTCAGTACAATCGTCACAAATAACTGCCGTCAAAACGCTGTTTGAAACCATGCCAGATAAAATTGAAGGTGTTGTGGATGTGGAGTGGGGCCTGAACGATAGCCCTGAAGGAATGAATAAAAACTTCACCCATGCAGTATTAATGACATTTGCCGATGAAGCTGCCCGCGCGCGCTATTTACCGCACCCGCAGCACGAAGCTTTAAAGGAGGAATTTGTACCACTGCTGGACGATATTATTGTATTTGATTATCCGGTGTAA
- a CDS encoding PVC-type heme-binding CxxCH protein, translating to MKTINNYTIQRLFTLILLLTSAVFPLNSALANSEKGIINLLFIGHDKREGSGYHLSYLYAPLLNQSLGREKIRMEYHEDLSQLTAEGLAQFDAVMLYANYDQITPAQEASLLRFVEQGGAFLPIHSASACFSKSDAYVKLVGGRFHSHGLETFTTRIAPGQENHPVLRGYKGFETKDETYVHRDHNEDGRTVLMLRDQEPWTWVREQGKGRVFYTAYGHDEATWGQLEFHDLLIRGILWSVGDEKRKANRALAKSLPTAKYEDRGTIPNYRKVAPPPQYQHPLKPQETMALSMVEKDFELQLFVAEPDIANPVAFAWDERGRLFVVESLDYPNELRADGKGSDRISMCEDTDGDGRANRCSVFADGLNIPTGIVAVNGGFIVAQAPHFLFLKDTNDDGKADVRQVLNSVWGIEDTHAGPSNLRYGHDNRIWGAVGYSGGRSETQGEFQNMLYRMDVDGRNIEPIAQLNNNTWGLGLSEDFEVFGSTANNAPAWHAPLWRKYVYGQHEQLAPGMAAKIDNFPQIFPITHNFLQVDSHGRYTAGSGFNLYTARAFPERFWNRSAFIGEPTAHLLGQFFLEENGSSYRASNQGSLLTSTDEWLSPVYSDVGPDGQLWVADWYNFIIQHNPIPTKESAGFDAVVGKGNAHENPLRDGKHGRIYRLVAKGAPAYKPLDLSKADTAGLVATLANDNLFWRMTAQRKLVQEKRFDSVSALRKILLAEPKIDAIGLDVQSIHAIWTLQGLGQFTMADKTNVAAIKRALQHPSPATRKNAVKALLESGSPADLVAAAASLDDADAKTRLWALIAVAQQKPSKVAAQELLRLRTQLPSDSWLAQAFTLATLRHGDHYWAALNRADVAVKGSFFQHFDTLEQTPEYMLTRKMLAGESGDLTKTIASWQRLPDQRLPLMATALLEVWRDLRREPSASELKALQGLLDQFDSESQMVFKLRASGLALKYNNVDEATYAKYYEQYAFKPQVWQWASPESGVVLYRQHCASCHGGDAGGDAALGAPALAGLDHAYVQTQLQKFLVGLRGTHFKDVDGISMRAAVDFLQPELERMRNISHLSHHVAKLPSVKQPATVKGDIQRGAQYFATCVACHGADGKGNADLGAPRIAGQADWYLLKQLQKYRAGARGADPRDVAGQQMAAIAKTLADEQALKDVVAYIHSLDASAQ from the coding sequence ATGAAAACTATAAATAACTACACCATCCAACGACTGTTTACCTTGATTCTGTTGCTTACCAGCGCCGTATTTCCCCTTAATAGCGCTCTGGCAAACAGCGAAAAAGGCATCATCAACTTACTGTTTATTGGCCATGACAAGCGTGAAGGCTCGGGCTATCACCTGTCGTATTTATATGCTCCCTTGTTGAACCAATCGCTCGGGCGCGAAAAAATTCGCATGGAGTACCATGAGGATTTAAGCCAGCTGACCGCTGAGGGTTTGGCGCAATTTGATGCGGTAATGCTCTACGCCAATTACGATCAAATTACGCCTGCACAAGAGGCCAGCCTGCTGCGCTTTGTGGAGCAGGGCGGTGCCTTTTTGCCCATACACAGCGCCAGCGCCTGTTTTAGCAAATCAGACGCTTACGTGAAGTTGGTGGGCGGTCGTTTCCACAGCCACGGTTTGGAAACCTTCACTACCCGTATTGCGCCGGGGCAAGAAAATCACCCGGTGCTCCGTGGTTACAAAGGCTTTGAAACCAAGGATGAAACCTATGTACACCGCGACCACAACGAGGACGGACGTACCGTATTGATGCTGCGCGACCAGGAGCCCTGGACCTGGGTGCGCGAGCAGGGCAAAGGTCGCGTGTTTTACACCGCCTATGGTCACGACGAAGCGACTTGGGGACAGTTGGAATTTCACGATCTGCTGATTCGCGGCATTTTGTGGAGCGTAGGCGACGAGAAACGCAAGGCGAATCGCGCGCTCGCCAAATCCCTGCCAACGGCCAAGTATGAGGACAGAGGCACTATTCCCAACTACCGTAAAGTGGCTCCGCCGCCACAATATCAACATCCACTCAAACCGCAGGAAACCATGGCCTTGAGCATGGTTGAAAAGGATTTTGAGCTGCAGCTGTTTGTGGCTGAGCCAGATATCGCCAACCCTGTGGCCTTTGCCTGGGATGAGCGCGGCCGCCTGTTTGTGGTGGAATCACTGGATTACCCCAATGAATTACGTGCCGATGGCAAGGGTTCTGATCGCATCAGTATGTGTGAAGACACGGATGGTGATGGTCGCGCTAATCGCTGTTCGGTATTCGCCGATGGTTTGAATATTCCCACGGGCATAGTCGCGGTCAATGGTGGCTTTATCGTTGCCCAGGCGCCGCATTTTCTGTTTTTAAAAGATACCAATGACGATGGCAAAGCCGATGTACGTCAGGTGCTAAACAGTGTCTGGGGCATAGAAGATACCCATGCTGGTCCGTCGAACCTCCGTTACGGTCACGACAATCGTATCTGGGGCGCGGTGGGTTACTCGGGCGGGCGCAGCGAGACCCAAGGTGAGTTTCAAAACATGCTTTATCGCATGGATGTGGATGGCCGCAACATCGAACCTATCGCCCAGCTCAATAACAATACCTGGGGCTTGGGGTTGAGCGAGGATTTTGAAGTGTTTGGTTCCACTGCCAACAATGCACCTGCATGGCATGCGCCGCTGTGGCGGAAATATGTCTATGGTCAGCACGAGCAGCTGGCGCCAGGCATGGCCGCTAAAATCGATAACTTTCCCCAAATTTTCCCAATCACCCACAATTTTTTGCAGGTGGATTCGCACGGTCGTTACACCGCCGGTTCCGGCTTTAACCTTTATACAGCTCGCGCGTTTCCCGAGCGTTTCTGGAACCGCAGTGCGTTTATTGGCGAACCTACCGCCCATTTGTTAGGGCAGTTTTTTCTGGAGGAAAACGGTAGTAGCTACCGCGCGAGCAATCAGGGTTCCCTATTAACCAGCACCGATGAATGGTTGTCACCGGTTTATTCCGATGTAGGGCCGGATGGCCAGCTATGGGTTGCTGACTGGTACAACTTTATTATTCAGCATAATCCTATTCCTACTAAAGAATCTGCCGGTTTTGATGCGGTAGTCGGCAAAGGCAATGCGCACGAAAACCCGCTACGCGACGGCAAACACGGGCGCATTTATCGCCTTGTGGCCAAGGGCGCGCCTGCCTATAAGCCACTGGATTTAAGCAAGGCAGATACCGCCGGGCTGGTTGCAACCCTGGCGAATGACAATTTATTTTGGCGGATGACTGCCCAGCGCAAGTTGGTACAAGAAAAGCGGTTTGATTCAGTGTCTGCGCTGCGCAAAATTTTGTTGGCTGAACCCAAAATCGATGCCATCGGTTTGGATGTGCAATCCATTCATGCTATCTGGACCTTGCAAGGCTTAGGGCAGTTCACCATGGCGGACAAAACAAATGTCGCGGCCATCAAGCGCGCATTGCAACACCCATCACCTGCAACACGCAAAAATGCGGTGAAAGCCTTGTTGGAAAGCGGTTCTCCCGCTGACTTGGTGGCGGCAGCTGCCAGCCTCGATGATGCAGATGCTAAAACCCGACTTTGGGCGCTTATTGCAGTCGCACAACAAAAACCATCCAAAGTGGCGGCGCAAGAATTATTGCGTTTACGCACGCAGCTGCCATCCGACTCATGGCTGGCACAAGCCTTTACCCTGGCAACCTTGCGCCATGGCGACCATTATTGGGCGGCGCTAAATCGCGCGGATGTTGCTGTCAAAGGCAGTTTTTTCCAACACTTCGACACACTGGAACAAACGCCGGAATACATGCTTACCCGGAAGATGCTTGCGGGCGAATCGGGCGATCTCACAAAAACCATCGCGAGCTGGCAGCGCCTGCCAGATCAGCGTTTGCCGTTAATGGCCACGGCGTTATTGGAAGTTTGGCGCGACCTGCGCCGGGAGCCAAGTGCATCAGAGCTAAAGGCTTTGCAGGGCTTACTTGATCAGTTTGATAGCGAATCGCAAATGGTATTTAAGCTCCGGGCTTCAGGGCTTGCCCTTAAATACAATAATGTGGATGAGGCGACCTACGCCAAGTACTACGAGCAGTATGCATTCAAGCCGCAAGTGTGGCAGTGGGCATCACCGGAGAGTGGCGTTGTGCTTTATCGCCAGCATTGCGCCAGTTGTCACGGCGGTGATGCAGGTGGCGATGCTGCATTGGGCGCACCTGCGCTAGCGGGGCTGGACCACGCCTATGTACAAACGCAATTGCAGAAATTTCTGGTGGGGTTGCGTGGCACGCACTTTAAGGATGTGGATGGCATTTCCATGCGCGCCGCTGTTGATTTCCTCCAGCCGGAGCTAGAGCGTATGCGCAATATTTCGCACCTGTCCCATCATGTAGCGAAGTTGCCTAGCGTGAAACAACCAGCGACGGTCAAAGGTGATATACAGCGCGGGGCCCAGTATTTTGCAACCTGTGTAGCCTGTCATGGAGCTGATGGCAAAGGTAATGCCGATCTGGGAGCGCCGCGTATTGCGGGGCAGGCGGATTGGTACTTGCTAAAACAATTGCAAAAATATCGGGCGGGAGCGCGCGGTGCAGATCCACGCGATGTTGCTGGTCAACAGATGGCGGCAATTGCCAAAACTCTGGCGGATGAGCAGGCACTGAAAGATGTTGTAGCTTACATCCACTCGCTGGATGCATCTGCTCAATAG
- a CDS encoding Gfo/Idh/MocA family protein, whose translation MSATLTAKKLRVGLVGLGFGAEFIPIYQAHPQAEVVAICQRNQQKMEALVQQFGIAAKCYTNYEEMLADPDVDAVHINTPIGDHARHTLMALAAGKHVACTVPMATSVEDCERIVQASRDSGKVYMMMETVVYSREFLFVKELYERGELGKIQFLQASHQQDMNGWPSYWEGMPPMHYATHCVGPVLGLERKLAKAVSCVGSGRIRDELAQVYGSPFAVESCHIQLQDSDVAAQIHRSLFDTARQYRESFNVYGSLKSYEWPLVEGEEPVIHTLGKPEPEIPAWVDVPDYAHLLPESIRHFTGRGVYDADSNQHLSFTQGGGHGGSHPHLVHQFIRAVLEGHNAYPNAVESANISCVGILAHESALAGGTLMTMPAFTLVQ comes from the coding sequence ATGTCTGCGACGTTAACGGCTAAAAAATTGAGAGTTGGTCTTGTCGGGTTGGGGTTTGGGGCGGAATTTATCCCTATTTATCAGGCTCATCCGCAGGCGGAGGTGGTGGCTATTTGCCAGCGCAACCAACAAAAGATGGAGGCTCTGGTACAGCAGTTTGGGATAGCGGCCAAGTGTTATACCAACTACGAAGAGATGCTCGCCGACCCTGATGTCGATGCAGTACACATCAATACCCCCATTGGCGATCACGCGCGCCACACCTTGATGGCATTGGCGGCGGGCAAACACGTTGCCTGCACTGTGCCCATGGCTACCTCGGTGGAGGACTGCGAGCGTATCGTGCAGGCGTCGCGCGATAGCGGCAAGGTGTACATGATGATGGAAACCGTGGTTTACAGCCGCGAATTCCTGTTTGTCAAAGAGCTATATGAGCGCGGCGAGCTGGGCAAAATCCAGTTTTTACAGGCAAGTCACCAGCAGGATATGAACGGCTGGCCAAGCTACTGGGAAGGCATGCCGCCCATGCATTACGCCACTCACTGTGTCGGCCCGGTGTTGGGGCTAGAGCGCAAGTTGGCCAAAGCAGTCTCCTGTGTGGGTTCGGGTCGTATCCGCGATGAGTTGGCGCAAGTCTATGGTTCGCCGTTTGCGGTAGAGTCTTGCCATATCCAGTTGCAGGATTCCGATGTGGCGGCACAAATCCATCGCTCGCTGTTTGATACGGCGCGCCAGTATCGTGAGAGTTTCAACGTTTACGGATCGCTGAAGTCCTACGAGTGGCCCTTGGTCGAGGGCGAAGAACCAGTTATTCATACCCTGGGCAAACCCGAGCCAGAAATTCCGGCATGGGTAGATGTGCCCGATTATGCCCATTTGTTGCCTGAGTCCATCCGTCACTTCACCGGACGTGGTGTGTACGACGCCGACAGCAATCAGCACCTGAGCTTTACCCAAGGGGGCGGACACGGTGGTTCACATCCGCATTTGGTGCATCAGTTTATTCGCGCGGTATTGGAAGGGCATAACGCTTATCCCAACGCGGTAGAGTCCGCCAATATCAGTTGTGTGGGAATCCTTGCACATGAGTCTGCGCTTGCGGGTGGCACATTAATGACCATGCCTGCATTCACGCTCGTGCAGTAA